One Actinosynnema pretiosum DNA segment encodes these proteins:
- the gcvT gene encoding glycine cleavage system aminomethyltransferase GcvT: protein MEPRRTPLHAEHEALGAHFTDFAGWRMPLRYDSELAEHHAVRSSAGLFDLTHMGEIVLTGPEAGAALDHALVGHCSAIGVGRARYTMICAESGGVVDDLIVYRLAEQEYLVVANASNATTVAAELVERAKGFDTQVADRSEDHALIAVQGPASTAILEGLTSTDLAAVKYYASYPAEVAGKPVLLARTGYTGEDGFELFTAPADAAHVWRALLEAGQPHGLKPAGLGCRDTLRLEAGMPLYGNELGLDRTPFEANLGRVVKLDKPGDFVGRAALAAAAEAGADSTLVGLKTASRRAPRHGYPVLDADGAEIGVVTSGALSPTLGHSVAMAYVTRANAEPGTALTVDVRGRREPVEVVALPFYKRK, encoded by the coding sequence ATGGAACCCCGCCGCACCCCGCTGCACGCCGAGCACGAGGCCCTCGGCGCGCACTTCACCGACTTCGCGGGCTGGCGGATGCCGCTGCGCTACGACAGCGAGCTCGCCGAGCACCACGCCGTGCGCTCCTCGGCGGGCCTGTTCGACCTGACCCACATGGGCGAGATCGTCCTGACCGGCCCCGAGGCGGGCGCCGCGCTCGACCACGCCCTGGTCGGCCACTGCTCCGCGATCGGCGTCGGCCGCGCCCGCTACACCATGATCTGCGCCGAGAGCGGCGGCGTCGTGGACGACCTGATCGTCTACCGGCTCGCCGAGCAGGAGTACCTGGTCGTCGCGAACGCCTCCAACGCGACCACCGTCGCCGCCGAGCTCGTCGAGCGCGCCAAGGGCTTCGACACCCAGGTCGCCGACCGCTCCGAGGACCACGCCCTGATCGCCGTGCAGGGCCCGGCGTCGACGGCCATCCTCGAAGGCCTGACCAGCACGGACCTGGCGGCCGTCAAGTACTACGCCTCCTACCCGGCCGAGGTCGCGGGCAAGCCCGTCCTGCTGGCCCGCACCGGGTACACCGGCGAGGACGGCTTCGAGCTGTTCACCGCCCCCGCCGACGCCGCCCACGTCTGGCGGGCGCTGCTGGAAGCCGGTCAGCCGCACGGCCTCAAGCCCGCGGGCCTGGGCTGCCGCGACACGCTCCGCCTGGAGGCGGGGATGCCGCTGTACGGCAACGAGCTGGGCCTGGACCGCACCCCGTTCGAGGCGAACCTCGGCCGCGTCGTGAAGCTCGACAAGCCGGGCGACTTCGTCGGCCGCGCCGCGCTCGCCGCCGCCGCCGAGGCGGGCGCCGACAGCACCCTCGTCGGTCTCAAGACCGCGTCGCGCCGGGCGCCCCGCCACGGCTACCCCGTGCTCGACGCCGACGGCGCCGAGATCGGCGTGGTCACCAGCGGCGCCCTGTCGCCCACCCTCGGCCACTCGGTGGCGATGGCCTACGTGACCAGGGCCAACGCCGAGCCCGGCACCGCGCTGACCGTGGACGTCCGTGGCCGCCGCGAGCCCGTGGAGGTCGTCGCCCTGCCCTTCTACAAGCGAAAGTGA
- a CDS encoding DUF3817 domain-containing protein: protein MSGALSRFRLMAYVVGVGLLGLVVAMLFKYLGDSETLMRIVGPVHGFLYAIYLVLTVDLALKARWTIKSTVLVLLAGTIPFVSFYAERKVVESVRAGRAL from the coding sequence ATGAGTGGCGCGCTGAGCAGGTTCCGGCTGATGGCTTACGTGGTCGGTGTCGGGTTGCTCGGCCTGGTCGTCGCCATGCTGTTCAAGTACCTGGGCGACAGCGAGACGCTGATGCGGATCGTCGGCCCGGTGCACGGCTTCCTCTACGCCATCTACCTGGTGCTGACCGTCGACCTCGCCCTCAAGGCCCGCTGGACGATCAAGAGCACCGTGCTGGTCCTGCTCGCGGGCACCATCCCGTTCGTGTCGTTCTACGCCGAGCGCAAGGTCGTCGAGAGCGTCCGCGCGGGCCGCGCCCTCTGA